One window of the Triticum dicoccoides isolate Atlit2015 ecotype Zavitan chromosome 3B, WEW_v2.0, whole genome shotgun sequence genome contains the following:
- the LOC119277219 gene encoding 5' exonuclease Apollo-like, which translates to MDEGLVSVDKFSGGSQAYFLTHLHQDHTRGLGAAAGWRHGPLYCSPVTARLLPTRFPGVDASLLRPIAAGASASLTLTSPISRRTVSLHVTALPAIHCPGSLMFLFRGDLGCRLYTGDFRWELGCDKARAAKKALLDALAGDTVDVLYLDNTYCHPSLNFPPRRVVAQQIVDLICAHPDHEVILGIDTLGKEDLLLYIARALQTKIWVWPQRLLTMHLLGIDDNREIFTTQTSLTRVRAVPRYGLSIESLEALNTVCPTIGIMPSGNTWLWRNCEGKAKFSGKAAAKSTRCKGRGRGAGTIEMNYDPSSPPKLFEKDSYTLPYTDHACFAELEDFMQTVRPSTVVGIVSSSYCYVNPRGHFAHLCGDEACSDKTPVKNGGQAGNSTPVKNGRHAGNSTPKRRPSASKAPRRRMVKIASPTVYRSRAIMMKRRYSCGAKIEEPEEPIPVS; encoded by the exons ATGGACGAGGGGCTGGTGTCCGTGGACAAGTTCAGCGGCGGCAGCCAGGCCTACTTCCTCACGCACCTCCACCAGGACCACACCCGGGGCCTCGGCGCGGCGGCCGGCTGGCGCCACGGCCCGCTCTACTGCTCCCCCGTCACGGCGCGCCTCCTCCCCACCCGCTTCCCCGGGGTCGACGCCTCCCTCCTCCGCCCCATCGCCGCCGGAGCCTCCGCCTCGCTCACCCTCACCTCCCCAATCTCCAGGCGCACCGTCTCCCTCCACGTCACCGCCCTCCCCGCCATCCACTGCCCCG GCTCGCTCATGTTCCTCTTCCGCGGCGACCTCGGGTGCAGGCTGTACACCGGGGATTTCCGGTGGGAGTTGGGGTGCGACAAGGCGCGGGCCGCGAAGAAGGCGCTCCTCGACGCGCTCGCCGGGGACACCGTCGACGTGCTCTACTTGGACAACACCTACTGCCACCCGTCGCTCAACTTCCCCCCGCGCCGCGTCGTCGCTCAGCAG ATAGTTGACCTTATTTGTGCTCATCCTGATCATGAAGTTATTCTTGGCATTGACACTCTTGGCAAAGAAGACCTCTTGCTTTATATAGCCAGAGCACTACAAACGAAG ATTTGGGTCTGGCCCCAGCGCCTACTGACAATGCACCTTCTAGGCATTGATGACAATCGAGAGATCTTCACCACCCAGACCAGCTTGACGAGGGTCCGGGCTGTTCCAAGGTACGGCCTGAGCATCGAGAGTCTTGAAGCTTTGAACACAGTATGTCCAACTATAGGAATCATGCCTTCAGGCAACACTTGGCTATGGAGAAACTGTGAGGGAAAGGCTAAGTTCAGTGGTAAAGCAGCAGCAAAGTCTACCAGATGCAAAGGGCGAGGGCGGGGCGCAGGCACAATAGAGATGAACTATGATCCCTCGTCACCACCAAAGCTATTTGAGAAGGATTCCTACACTCTGCCATACACCGACCATGCTTGTTTCGCAGAGTTAGAGGATTTTATGCAAACAGTGCGCCCGTCAACGGTCGTAGGGATTGTCAGCTCATCATACTGTTATGTGAATCCTCGTGGTCACTTCGCCCATCTCTGCGGAGACGAAGCGTGCTCTGACAAGACGCCTGTGAAGAACGGCGGGCAAGCTGGAAACTCGACGCCCGTGAAGAACGGCAGGCATGCTGGAAACTCGACGCCTAAGAGAAGACCGAGTGCTTCGAAGGCCCCGAGGAGAAGGATGGTCAAGATCGCCAGTCCAACAGTGTACAGAAGCAGAGCTATAATGATGAAAAGGAGGTATTCCTGTGGTGCAAAGATTGAAGAACCCGAAGAACCCATCCCTGTCTCTTGA